One Suricata suricatta isolate VVHF042 chromosome 15, meerkat_22Aug2017_6uvM2_HiC, whole genome shotgun sequence DNA segment encodes these proteins:
- the PKIA gene encoding cAMP-dependent protein kinase inhibitor alpha, with translation MTDVETTYADFIASGRTGRRNAIHDILVSSASGNSNELALKLAGLDINKTEGEEDAQRNSTEQSGEAQGEAAKSES, from the exons ATGACTGATGTGGAAACTACATATGCAGATTTCATTGCTTCAGGAAGAACAGGTAGAAGAAATGCAATACATGATATCCTGGTTTCCTCTGCAAGTGGCAACAGCAATGAATTAGCCTTGAAATTAGCAGGTCTTGATATCAACAAGACAG AAGGTGAAGAAGATGCACAACGAAATTCAACAGAACAAAGTGGGGAAGCCCAAGGAGAAGCAGCAAAATCTGAAAGCTAA